The sequence below is a genomic window from Hippocampus zosterae strain Florida chromosome 7, ASM2543408v3, whole genome shotgun sequence.
TGGCAGGAGCAGGCGGACGGGCCGAACGGGGCAGAACGTGGCGCTTCGGGGAGACCCTACTTCCTGTCCAGCCAAGTCCAGGACCAGGATGTCATCAAGGCGGGATTCTGTGTCAAACAGGGAGCTGTGGTGAGACATTCCAAAATGATTgcgggaagggggcgggggtggaggggggaccCTTAGCTTCATGCTAGCACCCAATGCAAAACAATGCAAACGGATAGCATTGACCTgctgatgtgtgtgtttgttagaTGAAGACATGGAAGCGGCGCTACTTCATGCTGGATCAAAACAGCCTCCGCTACTTCAAGTCCGACTCGGTGGGTTGCCGACTGACCAACCGTGCGCGTGCGGGTGTGCGTGCGTTAATCCAAAGCCTTCtgctgtgcacgtgtgtgtgtgttcacaggaCAGGGAGGCACTGCGTGTGATCCTCCTGAAGGACATCCTCAAAGTTCAACAGTGTCAACAAAGGTgatgaattggggggggggggagtgtgtaCATTCGGTGCATCAAAACAGACTTCGAAAGATGCTCCCTGGCGCCTGTTGTCACCCtcgagcagttttttttccctttgactTTTCGATAGcaccagcagagggcgctaCTGACTCAAGTCTGTCAAATAGAAAATCGAACAACGACTACAAGGACTTGAtctctcttctttttgtcaCTTATGCAACTTGACAATGAGCCGCGCAAATAATGtgatgcttgtgtttgtgttgtgcaGTGAGCTGATGATGAGGGACAACCTCTTCGAGATGATCACCTCCTCCAGGACTTTCTACTTGCAGGTAAgcacgtgtgtgtctgtgtgtgtgtgcatgtttgtcttCTTGCATATGTTTGTGTGATTATATGTGTTGTGCTTGCCTGCGTGGCTGCGTGTCAGACGGACACTCCAGAGGAAATGGACAACTGGATTGAAGCCATCAACGGCGCTCTGGTGGCCCAGCGTGGACCCGCCAGCTCAGTGAGTTTCTCGATCGTCATCGTCTGCAGCAACAGCatcgtcctcatcctcatctcCTGCTCTCTCCCCTGCAGGATTATAGCTCTCCCGCCGTCTCCTCCTCGACCTTCTACTTGGACTTAGGTGAGGAGCTCCCTTGCCCACCATCCTCCACTGCGCCCCATGACGGACCCCCGCCTGCCTCAGAAGACGTCCAAGTCCAGGAGATGGGGGTGGGGCATGAGTCGCTATGGAAGCGACGTCGCAAGGACGACATGGATGTCGACGGCTAGCCCGTCGTCCACCGCGCCatccagaaaaagaaaaattgaaaaatgaacaagacAAGAAAAATATCAAATCGATAATCAAGGTGAATGATGACAGTAGAGCTCGGCTAAGTTCTGAGCCTGAGCTgctcgaacacacacacacacgcacacaaaacaacaTCATTACCGACTGACTCAAGCTTGGTGGAATTTGGTGGCTGCATGCATACGCGCACGCGGAGTTTCCGGGAAGAGTGTGTTTTGACTGGCATTCAACAGACTTGAggacttttagtttttttttcttggactcGAGAGGTCATTGgcggagcaaaaaaagaaaaaaaattgcgcccGGTTGGCAGAATGCATTTGGGTCATTAAAGTGACTTGCGAAGGCAAGAGCCCCATTTACTGGAATCCTCCAGGTGGGCCCACGCCAGAGCCAAACATTTTGTTCTCCGATGACAAGCGGCAACCGCGCGGCTTGGAAGTTCAATGGATTTGTTGTCatttcacacgcgcacacagctCAGAGGACAGGGTGTTGTCTTGGACTGCGCTGCATCGCTAACTCTTAAAGTATGTTCACTCGCGATGTCTGAgctcataaaataaaacacgccagtctgtgtgtgcgcgcgcgtgtggaaGGAGCGCGCGAATAGACTTACACAagtgtttttgtcatgtgtttTTTAACGAGTGTAGGATGTTCTATAACCGCACCAATGACATAATGTAACAGAACTTAATGAATGGAACAGTTTCTGTGACACTTTTTGCTTCAGCTGAATGCACTTTGTgccgctccttctggtgtgcgcgAGATGTCCGCTGTACAAATCCCGAGGTTGTGATTATGGACCAAAAATGTCCACtgaaaattgattgattgattgattgattgattgattcagTTGTAGGGAATGAGTGAATCATCTTCATTCCCTAGCACTTAATCAGGACACAGTCCCCCATAGCGGGTCAGGACTGGGCCCCAGCGGAAATTGTGAGGATCCACCAGTTATTCACGGTCAACAtcaatgccattaaaaaaaataataataatatgaagtGGGAAAATTCCGTGATTAAATGTTTTCCACAAAAGAACAGGAAAAATACATaattgggagggggggtctgCGAACAGTTTACACGCGGATAATGAGCCGTGAAAATGCGGGTTCCGCTATATAACGGGCGAATGGCCCGTGGCTCCTCCCCCTCGGGGAACGTCACAAGTGCGAGCCAATCAGACGGCGTGTTTACGCGGCGCTTTTAAAAGCCCACCAAGGCAGTCCAACTTCACTTGTCCGCTAGTTTTCCAAGCTTCTGCGACCTCACCGCCGCCGCCTTGCTTCCTTCCGCTGCGCGTTCTCGCCCTACGCACACGATGATCGCGCTGGCGCTCCTTTGCGCGTTGCTCGCCCCCGCCGACGCCTCGTCGCTCTATAAGCGCGCCGCCGTCGGCTGTCCGGAAACGTGCGACCCGTCCCGGTGCCCGCCGCCCCCCTCGCCCGCCGAGTGCCCGGCCGGGGTGGCGCCGGACGCTTGCGGCTGCTGCCGGGCTTGTGCGGCCGACGAGGGCGAGCCGTGCGGCGGAGACGAACGCCGCTGCGGCGACGGTCTGACTTGCGTGACGAGCGACGGCGTGGCACCCACGAGCACCCTGCGGCGCCGGGCCACGGCGGGAGTGTGCGCGTGCGCCAGCTCCGAGCCCGCATGCGGCAGCGACGGGGTCACCTACGCCGACGTCTGCCGGCTCCGACGCGAGAGCGTCCGCGCAGTCCGGGCCGGGCGGCCGCCCGTCATCCCCATCCAGAGAGGCGCGTGCGGGCATGGTAAGTTGCAGTGGGCGTCGAAGCGGAAGTGCTCGGAACCGGGTGTATGCGGGGGCGTGGGGGCCTTCATGAATGTCCATTGCACGTTTCTGGCTAATTACTTGCATttgatgttgacattttgacattttaagtcTCGACCTAAATTGCAGCCTTTCGGCAGCACTTTGCCGGGATAATAGCCAGACTAGTCTGAAAAGTTGCTTATTCAAGAAACAAAAGTGCTGAGTGGGCCTCCGTGCGCTCAGACGAATCTTGTCATTCCTCCTGGAATGTTCCACATTGTGGGAATGATACTCGGTCACCGTGGCAACAGAGTGTTGTCACCTCACAAGCCAAGAGTGAGTCAAGCCAGCGGCTGTCAAATTGAGGTCGGCGAGGGTCCGTAAACCGCGGCTAGCAGTAACCCCAAATTCATCTGCAATAAACCGTGACGTGGTGTGAGTTCGACAGTATCTCCCGACGGCACATCATGGAACCGGCAGGCCGATAAAACAAAAAGTACTAAAGCGAGGACTTCTTCTCCAAATAAATCTTGTGATGTAAATTCGATCTCCCTACTTGAGAAAATCTGCATCTCATTCCAAAAGCTTCGTCTTTGCAATGGATTGCGACGGGCCGGCAGTTGTTTTGTGGACAGAACTTTGGAGCCTCGGAGAAGGTCTGGAACGCGTATGGTGCTATGACTCATCCCTGGAAGACGTCCAGTTGACTGCTTGAATGTGGGTCAGACGTTATTTAACCCAAATTGAAGCggctcaaaatatttttctttccgGCTCTGTGTGCAGACAAGCTGGGATACGCCGTCAGCGCGGCAACGCTTGCGCGGTGACTCAGGCGGAATCTTTCCCAGTTGAGGCTCGTTTCTCCTCTGGCTGGGATCAGATAAACGGGATGATATTGTTGATCATCGCCGTCGGTTTTGGCTTCTCGACGTGAAAAGAAGGTGGCGGATAAGAGCGAACCGTTCAATGTCCTCAGTTGATCTCTTTTGAGTTTACAAGTCTGAGCACGCCCGCTTTTTCGCTACGCAACCAGCTGGGACTCCGTCACCCCATGGTTCGCGCTGGCCAATAAAAACAACGGGACTTTTGGAAAGTGGGTAAAAGTAACGTAGTGGCCAATCgaaattaagttaaaaaaaaagatagatgaCGAGCAACAGAAATGAAATAAACGTTGTTGGTTGCCAAGAAACATGAGGGTCAGTGGTGGCCCGTTAGAGCGGTGACCCTGAGAAAGTCCATTAAAGACACGCGGCCTTCGAGTGCGGTAACATGCTAGCCAAACGTGACCTCACTTTCTTTCCCTTTGCCATTGATACTCACTCAGCCATCGAGCCAGATCGTTTGTCGTGTCCAACATTTGAaacgactccccccccccccattgggaGCGGCGCTGATGTTTCAGCACATCTGGAGCGTGAGCAAGCGCGGCGCTTATGTAAGACCAGACTTGACTCGCAGCCTTTTGGTTTTATTAGCGTGGCTCGTCGACACGCGTGGATGGACTCGAGCCTCGCACAGCGGCTCCACGGGCCCCCCAACCCCGAGCAAAATG
It includes:
- the LOC127605099 gene encoding pleckstrin homology domain-containing family A member 1-like, with protein sequence MPYVDRRNRICGFLDIEEAEGSGKFLRRYFVLSAQRDSLVWYMDNPQNLPEGAQHVGCLNLSYISKVTNGAKLRPKTDFCFVINAGMRKFYLQANDQQDLEEWIAVLNNATKITVPKLSDGADPPQEVLGALKHVCYKTEIVGGVPIVTATQEQADGPNGAERGASGRPYFLSSQVQDQDVIKAGFCVKQGAVMKTWKRRYFMLDQNSLRYFKSDSDREALRVILLKDILKVQQCQQSELMMRDNLFEMITSSRTFYLQTDTPEEMDNWIEAINGALVAQRGPASSDYSSPAVSSSTFYLDLGEELPCPPSSTAPHDGPPPASEDVQVQEMGVGHESLWKRRRKDDMDVDG